A region of Culicoides brevitarsis isolate CSIRO-B50_1 chromosome 1, AGI_CSIRO_Cbre_v1, whole genome shotgun sequence DNA encodes the following proteins:
- the LOC134837952 gene encoding uncharacterized protein LOC134837952: MEALKKKRPKSSKSAMLNERPKSKTGISPYDQNYRPQISHCQKHLIAMHLTVTKLNRSELEDKYLQLCDENYKIKHDNKDLNEKLKLLSTKIMRVSSASLTIRRFKSVDMLSQGSSNRENHEDCEDGNDIQKPNSKKEKRQVLKVKNELDRDQFLDGVLNVIQGGSQDIQGGKRVKAVKQSYIDRISELQQELETKKEECDEIRNKNFDLEVKLKEMDAKMFEETKKLVVANMEIKSIKRKAEKYELQVKHLKQERRELERKLETTIENEKKRYDDLRSTLDNEKNKIDRLVEQNEELEANRKQILMLKEQIIQLESEKSSLRVQQENFTKLVEESASYKAILEDLTSQNDRLRHDIAHEKSEQQVIFHSQELLLGKLQKLQDENDAATVENEGLKSKLEYYINENISLELRLRDVEQSKIELLQQIKKSQTAKVENRCASGKGSKENMKEKILTKLSTVTFEPWDSEVKIRSRTNSLSSKTSNGSKSQPKTLSKSESITSITNFEKVPVVTLQVPTPSKNYQSKKPPIKTNEIMVGENKIQDKSDLIARHCRDAEFFRDLSLIQQAIVNSSSQNSPIKSKQGLRIDFTLDDVTMTEDFTDMTPTKDSVRSNPGEQHDMSMQADIAANLLIKDIKKSVGIEKNDGKNI; the protein is encoded by the exons atggaaGCGTTAAAGAAAAAGAGACCAAAATCTTCAAAGTCTGCAATGTTAAACGAAAG ACCAAAGTCAAAAACAGGCATATCTCCGTATGATCAAAATTACCGCCCTCAAATTTCCCACTGTCAAAAGCATTTGATCGCTATGCACTTGACTGTAACGAAACTCAACAGATCTGAGCTAGAAGACAAATATCTTCAACTATGtgatgaaaattacaaaatcaaGCATGACAATAaagatttgaatgaaaaactaaaactgTTATCGACGAAGATCATGCGTGTTTCATCTGCAAGCCTCACGATAAGAAGATTTAAGTCCGTTGATATGTTGTCACAAGGAAGCAGTAATCGAGAAAATCATGAAGATTGTGAAGACGGAAATGATATTCAGAaaccaaattcaaaaaaagaaaaacgtcAAGTACTGAAGGTTAAAAATGAACTGGATCGAGATCAATTTTTAGACGGTGTTTTGAATGTAATTCAAGGCGGAAGTCAAGACATTCAAGGGGGTAAACGAGTAAAAGCAGTAAAACAATCGTATATTGATCGAATTAGTGAGTTACAACAAGAGTTAGAGACAAAGAAAGAGGAATGCGATGAAAtaaggaataaaaatttcgatttagaAGTAAAATTGAAGGAAATGGATGCTAAAATGTtcgaagaaacgaaaaaactcGTAGTTGCTAATATGGAAATCAAGAGTATCAAACgaaaagctgaaaaatatGAGTTGCAAGTAAAACACTTGAAGCAAGAACGACGCGAATTAGAGAGAAAACTTGAAACAACAATTGAGAATGAGAAAAAACGTTATG atGACTTACGTTCGACTCTAGATAATGAGAAGAACAAAATTGATCGTCTTGTCGAACAAAATGAAGAACTCGAAGCGAATCGTAAACAGATTCTCATGTTAAAGGAACAAATAATTCAACTGGAAAGTGAAAAAAGCTCGTTACGTGttcaacaagaaaattttacgaaacttGTAGAGGAATCAGCATCCTACAAAGCGATTTTAGAAGATTTAACTTCACAAAATGATAGACTACGCCATGACATTGCACATGAAAAATCAGAACAACaagttatttttcattcacaagAACTCCTTTTgggaaaacttcaaaaattacaagatgAAAATGATGCCGCAACCGTAGAAAACGAAGGTCTGAAAAGCAAATTGGAATATTACATAAACGAAAATATATCATTAGAGCTGCGATTGAGGGATGTAGAACAAAGCAAAATCGAACTGTTacaacagataaaaaaaagtcaaactgCAAAGGTTGAAAATAGATGTGCTTCCGGAAAAGGCTCGAAAG aaaatatgaaagaaaaaatcttaactaaGCTGAGTACCGTAACATTCGAACCATGGGATTCTGAAGTG aaaattcgTAGTCGAACAAACTCTTTAAGTTCTAAAACAAGCAATGGCAGTAAATCGCAACCAAAAACGTTATCAAAGAGTGAATCTATTACTTCAATTACGAATTTTGAGAAAGTGCCTGTAGTTACATTGCAAGTTCCAACACCATCCAAAAATTATCAGAGCAAAAAACCTCCGATCAAGACAAACGAAATAATGGttggagaaaataaaattcaagacaAATCAGATTTAATTGCTCGCCATTGTCGTGATGCagaattttttcgtgatttgaGTCTTATACAACAGGCCATTGTAAACAGTAGTAGCCAAAATAGTCCAATTAAAAGTAAACAGGGTTTAAGAATTGACTTTACCTTAGATGATGTAACCATGACGGAAGATTTTACTGATATGACTCCGACAAAAGATTCAGTTCGTTCGAATCCGGGAGAACAGCATGATATGAGCATGCAGGCAGATATTGCAGCAAATTTGTTGATAAAA gacattaaaaaatcagttggaatagagaaaaatgatggtaaaaatatttaa
- the LOC134838382 gene encoding cyclin-dependent kinase inhibitor 1 yields MSVSVIRPQTSNLYKVQSKVILKSPKPSFAAAKIKRNLFGTVDQEENKKFVTQELWKLQKQATEKWGFDFQKERPLDSSRLQWISTKPQPAVYALTHAAHVICHIDSESTSSGDISDFDSPEKLMDERADRANNYREPTKKICDTTTPSVIKPTAFKPVILDNGSSLTKSKPSRRLSTPSPIQKHQEKRQPKITDFLPEKKKSLTTSSSAKKLSSHNPLISQYMTRRSSSSHKPSLSQ; encoded by the exons ATGAGTGTAAGTGTGATACGCCCTCAGACTTCCAATCTGTACAAGGTCCAATCAAAGGTGATACTGAAATCGCCAAAACCTAGTTTTGCTGctgctaaaattaaaagaaatttattcggCACTGTCGATcaggaagaaaataaaaa attcgTAACTCAAGAGTTATGGAAATTGCAAAAACAAGCAACTGAAAAATGGGGTTtcgattttcaaaaagaaagacCATTAGACAGTTCGCGATTACAATGGATCTCGACAAAACCTCAGCCAGCAGTTTATGCACTTACACACGCAGCACACGTTATTTGTCATATCGACAGCGAAAGTACAAGCTCCGGCGACATCAGTGACTTTGATAGTCCTGAAAAGCTAATGGATGAACGCGCTGATCGTGCCAACAATTATCGTGAACCTACCAAAAAAATCTGTGATACAACAACGCCATCAGTAATCAAGCCCACAGCATTCAAGCCTGTTATCCTCGATAACGGTAGCTCCCTTACAAAATCAAAACCAAGTCGAAGATTGTCTACTCCGAGTCCCATTCAGAAGCATCAAGAAAAGCGACAGCCAAAAATAACTG ATTTCTTACCAGAAAAGAAAAAGTCATTGACAACATCATcctctgccaaaaaattatcaagccACAATCCATTGATATCTCAATACATGACGCGGAGATCAAGTAGCAGCCATAAACCATCGTTAAGTCAATGA